The DNA window CCACCCACGGTGGGCGCCTCGTCGGCTTCGTCTACGGGATGCCCAACGACCGCAGCCACTGGTGGTCGGGCGTGGTCGAGCCCTACCTGCGCGCCACGGGCAGCGAAGGCTGGCTCGACGACTCCTTCGTCATCACGGAGCTGCACGTCCACCCCGACTTCCAGAAACAGGGCATCGGCCGGGCACTCATCACCACCATCACCGACTGCGCCGCCGAGCCGCGCTCGATCCTCTCCGCCATCGACACCGAGTCCCCCGCCCGCGGCCTCTACCGCAGGCTCGGCTACCGCGACCTGGCGCGCCCCGTGCACTTCCCCAGCGCGCAGAGCCCGTACGTGGTGATGGGGGCCCCGCTGCCGCTGCTGGGGTGAGGCACGGGGCCGCAGGGAGGGGCCGTGCGGGCCGCCCGGCGCGAGAACTCGTTTCAGCGGAGCACCGGGCTGCCGCTAATCTCCTGACCATTCCCTACGCCCCGCCAGGAGACCAACGATGGCCCATGTCCAGCGCATGTCCACCACGCTGCTGAAGACACTGCGCGACGACCCGGCCGACGCGGAGACCGCCAGCCACAAGCTGCTGGTCCGCGCCGGGTACGTCCGACGCTCGTCCGCCGGTGTCTGGACCTGGCTGCCGCTCGGCAAGAAGGTGCTGGAGAACGTCTCGCGCGTGGTGCGGGAGGAGATGGACGCCATCGGCGGCCAGGAGGTCCTGCTGCCCGCCCTGCTGCCCAAGGAGCCCTACGAGGCGAGCGGGCGCTGGGAGGAGTACGGCGACCTCCTGTTCCGCCTCAAGGACCGCAAGGGCGCCGACTACCTGCTCGGCCCCACGCACGAGGAGATCTTCACCCTCACGGTCAAGGACCAGTGCACGTCCTACAAGGACCTGCCCGTGATCCTCTACCAGATCCAGACCAAGTACCGCGACGAGGCCCGGCCCCGCTCCGGCGTGCTGCGCGGGCGCGAGTTCCAGATGAAGGACTCCTACTCCTTCGACACCACCGACGAGGGGCTCGCCGAGTCCTACCGCCTGCACCGCGAGGCGTACACCCGCATCTTCGAGCGCCTGGGCCTCGACTACCGCGTCGTCTCCGCCGTCTCGGGCGCCATGGGCGGCTCCGCGTCCGAGGAGTTCCTGGCGCCCGCAGCAGCCGGCGAGGACACCTTCGTGGACTGCCCCAGCTGCGACTACGCCGCCAACACCGAAGCCGTCACCGTGGCCGTGACCCCCTCCGACCCCGCGGGCCACGGGGCCGTCGAGGAGCTGGACACGCCCGACACGCCCACCATCGAGACCCTCGCGGCCCACCTCGGCGTGCCGGCCTCCGCGACGCTGAAGAACCTCCTCGTCAAGGTCGACGGCGAGATCACCGCCGTCGGCGTGCCCGGCGACCGCGAGGTCGACCTCGGCAAGCTGGGGGAGCACCTGGCGCCCGCCGTCGTCGAGCTGGTCACCGCCG is part of the Streptomyces roseifaciens genome and encodes:
- a CDS encoding GNAT family N-acetyltransferase; the encoded protein is MDDIVVGPLDLAARVDDALAVQALAFGLTAEEVAVRRHIVLRHLASRGARALGATTHGGRLVGFVYGMPNDRSHWWSGVVEPYLRATGSEGWLDDSFVITELHVHPDFQKQGIGRALITTITDCAAEPRSILSAIDTESPARGLYRRLGYRDLARPVHFPSAQSPYVVMGAPLPLLG
- a CDS encoding proline--tRNA ligase → MAHVQRMSTTLLKTLRDDPADAETASHKLLVRAGYVRRSSAGVWTWLPLGKKVLENVSRVVREEMDAIGGQEVLLPALLPKEPYEASGRWEEYGDLLFRLKDRKGADYLLGPTHEEIFTLTVKDQCTSYKDLPVILYQIQTKYRDEARPRSGVLRGREFQMKDSYSFDTTDEGLAESYRLHREAYTRIFERLGLDYRVVSAVSGAMGGSASEEFLAPAAAGEDTFVDCPSCDYAANTEAVTVAVTPSDPAGHGAVEELDTPDTPTIETLAAHLGVPASATLKNLLVKVDGEITAVGVPGDREVDLGKLGEHLAPAVVELVTAEDFADRPDLVRGYVGPQGIKLRYLADPRVAPGTAWITGANKPGKHARNVVCGRDFEVDRYLDVVVVEPGDPCPRCGAGLEIGRAIEIGHIFQLGRKYADAFGLDVLGQNGKPVRVTMGSYGIGVSRAVAALAEQTHDESGLCWPREVAPADVHIVAAGKAVQTELALELADKLGSAGVRVLVDDRTGVSPGVKFTDAELIGIPEILVVGRGAPQGLVELKDRRTGAREELPVAEAIERLSARG